A single region of the Acidobacteriota bacterium genome encodes:
- the rsfS gene encoding ribosome silencing factor, with amino-acid sequence MTRLSRLPDAVREAVAAMVDKKALDIVLLDLREAGAFTDFFVVGSGRTTRQVQAIADAVNERLRAIGARPNHVEGYDHAEWVLIDGFDLLVHIFTVETRNVYGLERLWGNAGRIAVPETGLDSAAVEESSALGEPSTDDDDSVAGGG; translated from the coding sequence ATGACCCGGTTGTCCCGCCTGCCGGACGCGGTTCGTGAAGCGGTTGCGGCGATGGTCGACAAGAAGGCGCTCGACATCGTTCTGCTCGATCTCCGCGAGGCGGGCGCATTCACCGACTTCTTCGTCGTCGGATCGGGGCGGACGACGCGTCAGGTGCAGGCGATCGCCGACGCCGTCAACGAGCGGCTGCGGGCAATAGGCGCGCGACCGAACCATGTCGAAGGCTACGACCATGCCGAGTGGGTGCTGATCGATGGTTTCGATCTCCTTGTCCACATCTTCACGGTCGAAACCCGCAACGTCTACGGTCTCGAGCGGCTCTGGGGCAACGCCGGCCGCATCGCCGTTCCGGAAACCGGTCTCGACAGCGCTGCCGTCGAAGAAAGCTCCGCACTCGGCGAACCGTCCACCGACGACGACGACAGCGTCGCAGGCGGCGGCTGA